The window AGAGTAATGAAGAAGTTTAGAGATCTTAAATTACAGTTTTTAGTAGCAACTGATATAGCTGCTAGAGGCCTTGATATAGATGGTATGAGTTATGTATTTAATTATGATATACCAGAAGATGCTGAGAGCTATATACATCGTATAGGAAGAACTGGTCGTGCTGGTAAAGATGGAGTTGCTATTACTTTCGTTGCTCCTAAAGATCAAAATCTACTTACTGATATAGAGCAAGGAATAGAGATGAAAATACAAAAGCAAAGATATGAAAAAGATGGTAGTGACAATTCTTTTGTAGAGGTGAAAAAAGCATCTAAGCCTAAGAAAAAAGAATTTCATAAAAAAGGAACTGATTTTAAGAGAAAAGGCAATAAGTTTGGTAAAAACAAAAGAACTAAAAGATAGATATAAAGTGAAACTTAATTCAGATGGAGTTTTTACTCCAACTGAATTTCTAGTTGAACCAATCCAGAAGCTGTAGAGTTCTTATCTCCAGCCTTAAGAGGATGGAGATTTAGAACTCTTAGCTTTCGGATAAAAAATATATTAGTTATAAAAAAATATAAATGTCATATATTTACAATATAGATTTTTTTCACGAAGGGGAGAAATGGAATGATTAAATTCAAATCATGCTTATTGTATTTATTGGTATTTATATTTTTTTTGTCTTCAATATCTTATGGACAGCCTATTACAAATGCTCAAATTGTTACTGAAAAGCAGACAGAGTTTACAGGGAATTTACTAAAATTCAAGGTTTTATGTGAAGGAAGCAATATGCAGTATAAGTGGAGCATATTAAAGGATTCATGTGTTATTTATACAAAAGATTATAGTGAAAGTAATATGTTTGAATATCCTGTTACATCTGAAGGTATTTATTATGTAGGGGTTAGTATCAAAGATGTAGAGGGAAATATTGTAACTTGTGAATCACAAAAGGTAAGTGTGGTAGATAAAATAAAAATAGAGACTCCGAAGGTAGAAGTAGAGCCTACTAAGGTAAAAACAGCAGAAGAAATAGAGATAGAAAATGTACAAGCTTATGTAAATGAGACTAAGAAATTGACTAGTCAAACTGATAGACTTATATGGGTGGATACTGCTAAAAATATGGTATATATATTTAAAGGTAAATCTAAAGAGTGGCAACTTGAAAAGAAGATGGTTTGTACGGATGGTAAAGACTCTACACCGACTATTAAGGGAGATTTTAGTGTCAAGAGTAGGGCGCCATGGCTAATTTCATACAGCGGAAAGGTAAGAGCTAAATACAAGGTCAATTTCTACGGAAATTATTATTTTCATTCAATATTATTTAATTCAAAAGGAACAAGAGTTGTCGATTCAAGACTTGGAAAATCTTTATCACATGGATGTATAAGACTTAGTGTTGAGGATGCAAAGTGGATATATGATTATATACCTGATAAAACTGCTGTTCATATAAGTTAATTTAGCCTGTGATTTCACAGGCTTTTTTGTTTAGAAAAAATTTGTGCCTATATCGAAAATGATAGATATTAAAATACCGCTAATTAATCAATATTTTAATAGAACTAGGATTTAGTCTTATTAAATATATTAAAACTTCTTAAACACCTAAATCGAGTTTTATAGAATCTAGGTTTTAAATTGATGGTATTAGATCATTAAATAATTTAGTACATATATTTCCATTGAAATTGTTATAAAATTTAGATATTATTAAATTAGGAATATAAAGGGAGATTGATAGTATGAATGTGCGAGAAATATATAATCAAAAAATTACTGAAATAGAATCAAGACTTCCTGTTTCTATTAGAAAAAATACAGTGAATAGAATTAACTCTAGTAAGGATAAAAATAATAATTTTAATAACATTTTAAAAGAACATACAAATAAATTAAGTAATATAAAAAATAAAAATTTAAGAAAATCAGAGTCGATAAAGAATAATGTAATTGATTTTTCCAAAAAATATTTAAATGTTCCTTATGTTTGGGGAGGAAATACTCCTAAAGGATTTGATTGCTCTGGGTTTACAAAATACGTAATGAAGCATTTTGGAATTGATATCAATAGAGTTTCAAAAGATCAAGCTAAGAATGGTAAGTTTATTCCTAAAAAAGAGTTAAAAACTGGAGACTTAGTTTTTTTTGATACTAAAGGAAATGGTGTATCCCATGTAGGTATGTATATTGGAGATGACAAGTTTATACACGCTTCATCAAAATATAAAAAAGTAGTTATATCGCCTTTAAATGAAGGTTATTACTCTGAAACTTATGTTACAGGAAGAAGAGTTTTGAATTCATAACATTTGCTAAAAAGCAGATGTTTTTTTTATTGTATAACGAATATCACAGGTTATACCTGTGGTTCTAAAAAGCTTATAGCCATGTGTAGAAAAAAATAGAACCTCCAATGTAGAATGGAATTAGGTTTGACGACCAAAACCATTACAAAGGAGGTTCATTCAATATGTATAATAGTGGTTTAGCACATACAAAGTGGAATTGTAAATATCATATAGTTTTTGCACCAAAGTACAGAATACAAGTAATATATGGAAATATTAAGGCTGATATAGGAAAAATACTTAGAAAACTATGGCGACCATATGGCATTTTTAGGGAATGTAAAGATATGGTATAATAATTCTACCTAAAACTACAAGGGGGATTATCGTATGAAGTTGAGTAAGAATAAAATATCTATAATTGTAATAGATTTACTTATATTATTTTTAATTTATTATTCAAATAACTATATAGACAAGCATAAAGATATGAAAAAAGCTGTTAATCAAAATATATATTATAATTTAGAATATTTTAAAGAAGAACTTCAAGATTTAAATAAGAACATATCTAGTGTTTTAACGGTTAAGGACAATTATAATAACAAAGAATTTATATCTAGAGGTGTAATTAGGAGTTATTCAAGATGTAACAATATGGTAGGAAAAATAAATGGTAAATATTATGATGATAATTATATATGGGATATATATAGAACTGTAAATGAAAATATAGAATCTATAATAAGTGATAATATTATAGATGATACAGAACGACAGTATTTAACAACACTTGAGGAGTATAACAATGAACTTTTAAAAGAATGTAAAAAAATAATGGGCAAATTATATGATGAGGGTTTTTATGATTACAACTACCAAAAGAAAATAGAGAAAAAAATACTTAAAACTCAAAGTGAATTTTCTAAAAAAGCAGATGAAATCTTAGATCAAGAGAAGTATAAGATTCTTATAGATTATAAATTAAAAAATGAAGTCGGTGAAAATAGAGAAGAGAATTTTGAGCAAATAAAAAAATATTGTGAAGAGATATTTTCGAAAGTTATACGAGATGATATTCTTGAATATGATATCAAAAATAATAATAAACCGGAGTATGTATTTAATACTCCTCAAGAAGAATTTGAGTCACAAAATAAATTTCATGATAAGCCAAAATATCAATTGAATTACGATAAATCAACCAAAGCAATTAAAATAAGTACAGTTAGATATACAATATATGCTTCTGATAAAAAATATAACGAACAGGAGCTATATAACACAGCTCAAAATACAGTAAGTAAGTTCATAGATAAGGTTTATTTATATGATAAAAATATAAGGTATGATGAAAAGATTTTAAAGGATATAACATATAAATATATACAAAAAGATAATGACGTATATTATGAAGGCAGTGAAATATACATAACTATCAATAAAAATAAGATAATAACTGATTTTTATATAGGAAATTTAAACAAAAATATAATTTCTCCATCTATAACTAAGAAAGATATTGAAAATAAAATAGATGGGGAGATACTAGATATTATAACTATTGCAAATACAAAAGGAAAAGTAGAGTACGAGGCTCATATAAAAGATAATAATATAATATATTCGGCAGTGTTTGATGGATATGATGGAAGTCTTAAATATTATGGAACTGATATTAGAGATTATGGTAAAATCATCGAATAGGCCTAACAGGAAAAAATAAAAATAATACCACTTTTTTATACTAGATTACTTTCTTAATATAGTAATTATTTTATAAAAATAGGGTATTATTTTTTTGCTTTCAGATAAGTATTGAATTTATTAAATGTAAAATATTACAAAAAATCAATTGAGATTTAATTGTAAACTTAAAAATGAAAGAGGTTGACAATAGTGATTTAACTATGTAAAATAACATCGTAAAGAAATGTTTGGTAAAAGGAGAGAATAATAATATGAAAATTAAAACTAGAGACATGATTTTGATTCCAATGTTTGCTGCTTTAACTGCAATAGGTGCATTTATAAAAATACCTATACCAATGGTTCCATTCACTTTGCAATATCTATTCTGTGCATATTCAGGAGTTTTTTTAGGGGCTAAGCATGGGTTATATTCACAATTACTATACGTTATTATCGGACTTATAGGAATTCCTATTTTTGCTAATGGAGGAGGACCTACATATATCTTTCAGCCTACATTTGGATACTTATTAGGATTTATAGTATGTTCTTATGTAATTGGTAGATCAACTGAGAAATTAAAAGACATTACTTTTATAAAAATACTTAGACCAGTATTACTGGGATTATTTTGGGTTTATGTAATAGGTGTTTCTTATCTTTATATGATTATTAATATTTATCTTAAAAAAGCAATGACAGTAAAATCAGCAATATTAGTAGGGTTTGTACCATATATAGTTTCAGATTTAATTCTCAGTGTAATAATAGCGTATTCAGCTGTTCGTGTGATACCAATATTAAGAAAAACAAATTTGACTGAAAATCAAATATTAAAAAATCAAGCAGAATAGTTATTTTAATCTATCTAAATTATATTTTGAGTGGAGTGATATAATATGAAAAAATTTATTGAAGAAGTAACACAAAAAGTTTTAGATGGTAAGCAAATAACGTATGATGAAGCATTAAAAATAATCGATATAGATGAAAATGATATTGAAATTCTAGACTTATTTTTTTTAGGAGCAAATAAAATAAGAGAAAAATATGTAGGTAATAAGGTTGAATTATGTACAATAATGAATGCAAAATCAGGTAGATGTTCTGAGGATTGTAAGTATTGTGCTCAATCAGTTTATTACAATACAGGTGTTACAGAATATGACTTATTAAACTATGATGAAATTTTAGAAAGAGCTTTAGAAGTTCAAGCTCTAGGAGTTCACAAATTTTCATTAGTTACTAGCGGTAGAGGTATAAGCTGTGAGACAGAAATGGATAGATTAGTAGAAATATATAGCAGACTTAAAGCAGACACAGATCTTAAGTTATGTGCATCACATGGAATATTAACATTTGAACAATTATTAAAGCTTAAAGAAGCAGGGGTAAGTACATATCATCATAATGTAGAGACTAGCAGTTATAACTATAAAAATATATGTACGACTCATGATTATGAAGACAGAATAGAAACTATAAAAAATGCTGTAAAAGCAGATCTTGAAGTTTGTTGTGGTGGGAATTTTAGCATGGGGGAATCCAAAGAAGATAGAGTGAAAATGGCATTTGAAATTAAATCTTTAAAAATAAATTCAATACCGCTTAATATACTAATGCCGATAAAAGGAACTCCATATCAAGATTTAAAAGTTATATCTCCATTAGAAATTCTTAAGAGTATGGCATTATTTAGATATATTAACCCAAATTCATATATTAGATATGCTGGAGGTAGAGTGGGATTAAAAGATAAACAGAGCTTAGGATTTAAAGCAGGAGTGAATGCTGCATTAGTAGGGAATTTTTTAACTACAATAGGAAGTAATGTTGAAGATGACAAAGAAATGATAGTTAATGCTGGATTAGAGATATAAGGGAATAAGGGGGGAGTTTTTTGAATAAAGGTGTTTTTGTATTAGGTACCGATACTGATGTTGGAAAAACATTTGTAACAGCAGGGATAAACTATATTTTAAGAAAAAATAACTTTAATGCTATTAGCTTGAAACCTGTGCAAAGTGGGGGAATAGTAAAAGATAATAAACTAATATCAGGTGATATTGAATTTATTAAAAAAATAGCTGAGGTTAAAGAAGACTATGAAATAATGAATTGCTATTGCTTCAAAGAAGCAGTATCTCCACATCTTGCATCTGAAATAGAAAATGTTTGTATAGATAAAAATAGAATAATAAATCATTATAAAAAACTATATGAAAAATATGATTTTTGCATAGTAGAAGGGGCAGGGGGTAGTATAGTTCCGTTAATAAGAGATGAATATTACATTTATGATCTTGTAAAGGATTTAAATATCCCTGTAGTTATAGTAACAACAATAGGAGTAGGAACTATTAATCAAACTGTACTAACCGTGAGTTTCCTAAAAAGTTTAGGAATACAAATAAGAGGATTAATAATAAATAAATATACTGGTACTTATTATGAAGATGACAATATAGAGGTTATTAAGTCTATAACAGGATTAGATATAATTGCTGTAATAAATAAATTGGATTTAGATGGAAAAGAAGGATTTATTTCAAAAGCTAGAAAAGAATTTGATAAGAACCTACATATAGATAAATTATTGAATTTGGTTATAAGAAAAGATGGGGGAGATTACAGTGAATAAAATGAATGAACTTCAAAGAAAAGATTTAAAATATATATGGCATCCATGTTCTCAAATGAAAGACTATGAAACATTTGATCCTATAGTTATAAAACGAGGAGAAGGAGTTTTTTTAGAGGATATGAATGGGAAAAGATATTTAGATGCTGTTTCATCATGGTGGGTAAATTTATTCGGACATTCTAATAAAAGAATAAATGAAGCTCTATACAAGCAAGCTAATAAGCTTGAACATGTTATGCTTGCAAATTTTTCTCATGAACCAGCTATTGAACTGGCTGAGAAAATAGTGAATGTAACACCAGATGGCTTAAACAAGATTTTTTTTGGTGATAACGGATCTTCAGCAGTAGAGATAGCTTTAAAGTTGAGCTTTCAATATCATCAACAAATAGGAAAAAACAAAAAAACAAAATTCGTTAAGATATCTGATGCTTATCATGGAGAAACACTAGGTGCTTTATCAGTTTGTGATGTTGAGCTTTATAATAAGGTATTTAATCCGTTGTTATTAGATGTTATTAAAGCACAAGGGCCTGATTGTTATAGATGTCCTTATGGATTATGCAGAGAAAATTGTAGAGCTGAGTGCTTTGAGAAAATGGAAAAAACTATTGAAAAGCAACATGAAGAAATAAGCGCTATAATAATAGAACCTATGGTACAAGGGGCAGCAGGTATGAAAATATACTCTCCAGAATATCTAAAAAAACTAAGAAAACTATGTGATGAATATGAGATTAACTTAATAGCGGATGAAGTAGCAGTAGGGTTTGGAAGAACTGGAAAGATGTTCGCATGTGAGAATGCTGGAATTTCACCAGATATTATGTGTTTATCTAAAGGTCTAACGGCAGGGTATATGCCTCTAGCATTAACTTTGATGACTGATAAAATATATAATGCTTTTTATGATGATTATTCAAAGTTAAAGGCTTTCTTACATAGTCATAGTTATTCTGGAAACGCATTGGGATGTTCTATTGCAGTAGAGACACTTAATATATTTAAAGATGAAAATGTGGTTGAGAATAATATAATTAAATCTAATTTATTAAGAGAAAAAGTAGGAAATATACTAGATGAACTACCTCATGTTGGAGAATATAGACAATTGGGTATGATAGGAGCTATTGAACTTGTTAAAAATAAAGAAACTAAAGAAGGATTTGACTGGAAGAGTAGAGTTGGTTATAACATTTATAAAATAGCTCTTAAAAAAGGAGTATTGTTAAGACCATTAGGAAATGTAATATACTTTATGCCACCTTATGTTATTGATAATAAAGAAATGGATTTAATGGTTAATACAGCTAGGGATTCGATACTAGAATTTTTTAATCTATAGTAAAGATATTCTTATCTATCAAAATATAAAGTAAAACTTAATTCAGATGGAGCTTTTACTCCATCTGAATTTTAAATTATATATCTTGCTTAAATGAAGGTTGTTTTGAATATTCATTATAACCTTTATTATCATAAATAGCTTTTTCTTTTTTATGTTTTTTTTCCTCGTCTTTTTGCATATCAACAATCATAATAATATCTGAAAAGCTGATATTCTCTACTTGAGATAAAATTGATGGATCTACATCTTTTAAAGAAATTGTTTTTACACATTGCATAGTGACACCATCTTTTACAAGATATACTTTTATCAAACCACCTTCTAAAACGTATTTATAGCTCTTAGTTTTTGGTTCATTTAGATTAATCATTTGAGTCTCAAAAACTTTTTCTTTTTTAGCATCTTCTTTTATTTGATCAGTACTTTTATTGTTTAAAGAGGTTAAGTTATTCTGATAATTGAGTTGGGCAAAAGGGACTTTCATCATATCTAAAATTTCCTTTCTTAAACTGAAATTAACATTCATAACTTATTATCGGTGTTAAGGATAATAATCTTTAATATATTGGTATTATTGTAAAAAAATGATTGTATTGAATAAAAAAAGTGTGCTCAATTCATTAAAAATTTAATGAAAGAACACACTTTTTCATTTACTATGAATTTAAAATCTTCATATAAGCATAATCAAGAGCAGATTCTATATTATTACCTTGCTTTCCACCACCTTGAGCAGAAAATTCATTTCCGCCACCTCTACCATCGATAAGCGTAATAGCATCTTTTAACAATTCATTCATGTTATAATTTTTTATATTTTTAGACTTCATAAATAATAAGTTGGATTTATCCTCAGCCTTAACTCCAAGTAGCGCTATAACATTATCAAAAGAAGTAAGCTTTGAACTTATAAGGTTTACAGTTTTTACACTTTCATTATCATAAACTTTTTTTATAATCTTCATTCCTTTAGTATCTTCGCAGTTTCTAAGCATATCTTCTATTTCATAATCTGCTATTTTGGATTTTAATTTATTATTTTCAGATAAAGCTTTCTTGAATTCTTTAGTTAGTTTTTCTATTTGAATTAAAGCAGCTTCAGTATCACAAGTTAAACTTGAGCATACTGTAGATGTAAAGTCACTTTTATTAAAATAATCTTTTATAGCACGATCTCCACATAAGAATTCTATTCTTGTACAATCTTTATATTTTTCCCATTTAGTTATCTTTATAACTTGAACTTCAATAGTAGAACTTGGGTGAATTCCACAACATGCATTGACATCAAGATCATCAATTTTAACTATTCTTATTGGACCATCAACATTTGATGGCATCTTTCTTATATTCATTTTTTTAAGTTCTGATCTTGTAGGATATAAAAATTCTAAAGATATATTTTGAAGTATTATATCATTAGCAAGTTTTTCTACTTTCTCTATTTCAGACTTATCAAGAAACTTTTGAATATCTACCGTACAATGATTTTTTCCCAAATGAAATCCAACAGTAGGAGCGCCCAGTAATTTTACAAAACAAGCTGATAGAATATGTTGACCTAGATGCTGTTGCATATGGTCAAATCTTCTATCCCAATCTATTGAACATTTGACTTTGTTTTTTTTATTAGGCTTTTTATCTGCAACATGATATATATGATTGTCTTCTTCGTATACATAAGTTATTTTTACATCTTCAATAAATCCAGTATCACTAGGTTGACCTCCGCCTTCTGGATAAAAGCAAGTTTTGTCTAGTTCTATATGAAATTTACCTTCTTTTTCAATTACGTTTACTGTATTTGCAGTAAAAGATTTTTGGTATTGATCTTCATAAAAAAGTTTTTCCAATTAAACTACCTCCTTTAGTATATCCGAAAGCTAAGAGTTCTAAGACTCCATCTTCTTAAGTATGGAGATAAGAACTCTACAGCTTCTGGATTAGTTTAACTAAAAATTCAGATGGAGTAAAAATTCCATCTGAATTAAGTTTAACTTTATAGATATCATTGTACTATAAGTATATATGTTTTTGAATAAAGATTTTCTAATAAGGAAAACTTATACTATTAAGTAATTTAAAAAGGAGGATCAAAAATGGAAAATGAAAACTGTGTAAAAGTAATTCCTCTAGGAGGTCTTGGAGAAATTGGTAAAAATATTACTGCATTTGAATATGAAGATGAGATTGTGGTTGTAGATTGTGGTATAGCTTTTCCTGATGAAGATATGTACGGAGTTGATATGATAATTCCAGATATAAGCTACTTATTAAAAAATCAAGAAAAGGTAAAGGGGATATTTATAACTCATGGGCATGAAGATCATATAGGAGCTATACCTTATATACTAAAACAACTCAATGTTCCCCTTTACGGTACTAAGCTGACACTTGGTATAATAGAGAATAAACTCAAAGAGCACAATCTATTATCAAGCTGTACTCTTAATTCAGTTAATGCTTCAGATGTTGTAAAGTTAAATCATTTTAAAATGGAATTTATAAGAGCTACTCACAGTATAGCAGATTCTTGTAGTATAGCTATTCATACTCCTGTTGGAACTATACTTCATACAGGTGATTTTAAGATAGATTATACACCTATAGATTACCTTCCTATGGATTTAAAAAGGATTGCAGAACTTGGAAATGAGGGTATACTTCTTCTTATGGCAGACAGCACAAATGTAGAGAGAAAAGGACATACATTATCAGAAAAATCAATAGGAGAAACATTGATTAGAATTTTAAGACGTGCAAGAGGAAGAGTTATAGTAGCTACATTTGCTTCCAATGTGCATAGAATGCAGCAAATAATAAATGCATCTATAAGGTACAGTAGAAAGGTAGCGTTTAGTGGAAGAAGTATGGTCAATATATCTCAGGTTGCAAGAGAATTGGGATATCTTCATATACCAGATGAATATATAATAGATGTAGATGAAATAGACGATTATGAAGATGAGAATATAACTATAATAACGACTGGAAGCCAAGGAGAGCCTATGGCTGGTCTTTCTAGAATAGCTTTTGATAACCACAGACAGATAAAGATAAAGCCAAACGATTTATATATAGTATCTGCATCTCCAATACCTGGGAATGACAAGCTTATATCTAAAGTTATAAATGAATTGTATAGAAAAAATGTAGAGGTTATATACAAGGATTTAGAAGATGTTCATGTATCTGGACATGCATTTCAAGAAGAATTAAAGCTTATGCATTCTTTGACTACACCTAAGTATTTTATGCCTGTTCATGGTGAATATAGACATTTAAAACATCATGCAAATCTTGCAAATAAACTTGGAATGAATAGAAATGATATATTCACATTAGAAACAGGAGATGTACTAAAGCTATCAAAAGATAAAGCTGAAAAAGGTGCCAAAGTTAGAACTGGAAGTGTATTTGTAGACGGTCTAGGAGTTGGAGATGTAGGTAATGTAGTTCTTAGAGATAGAAGAAATTTAGCTCAAGATGGAATGATGAATATAGTTGTTACAATAGAAAAAGAGACTCATAGTGTAATAGCAGGCCCTGATATAATAAGTAGGGGATTTGTATACGTTAAAGAATCAGAGGAATTAATAAATTCAGTCAAAGAAATTGCAGCTAGGGAACTTGATAGATGTTTAGAAAACAATATAACAGAGTGGTATGCACTTAAAAGAAATATGAAAAAATCAATAGAGAGATATTTATACGAAAAGACAAAGAGAAGACCATATGTAATACCTATAATAATGGAAATTTAAGATTAATAAAGCTAGATTGTAGGTGAAAAATGGAGATTATCAAAATACCGCTCATGTATTAAATATTTCAAATAAAACTAAGCATTACGTCTTATTGAATATCCTAAAAGTTCTAAACTCCCATTAGTCAGACAACGAACTTTCTTAACGGATATTCAAACAACGTAATACAAGTTTTATATAGAAATATTTAAATCATTCGCTAACATTTTAATAATCTCTATTTTAATATATTCTCATAACATATAAATGTATCTTCTTTTCCTTGGAATTTAACTGTACCTATAGGATTGAATCCACATTTTTTAAATAAATTATCCATTTTATCATTTGAAGAATGAGTATCAGTTTTTATATGGTTTATATTTTTATCTATAGATATTTCTTTTGCAAAGTTTATCAACTTTGTACCTATTCCTCTTCTTCTGAATTTAGGATTAACAGCCATTCTATGAATAACAGCTGCTTTTTCGTTTAAAGACCAATCTAGTTCATCGTATTCTTTTGCTTCGTTATAGTCTACACATATAAATCCAGCTATATCTCCATCAATTTCTTTTATATATAAAGTTTCGTTATTTATATCATTTTCAAATGTGTTTTTATTAGGATAATTATTATCCCACTGATAGTTATCAGATGAATTCATATCTTTTACAGTTTCTTTTATTATGCCCATAATAGTATCTAAATCATTTAAACTAGCTTTTCTCATAATATTAAACTCTCCTCGTATATTATTATTACAAGTAGTATAGCAAATAAGGATATATACTTGCAAGTATAGAGCTGTAGTTGTGTATAAAGCCCACCAAATTGATAATAATAAAAATATTATTATATATAGGGGTGATTAAAATAGAACTTATTAAAAACTATAAGCTAAAACAGGAAAATGGAGAGTATTTATTAGTAATATACTTAAATAATATTAATACAGAGTTTGCAGATGAGTTAGATAAAATAAAAGAAAATAACAATCCTCAATTTATAGATAAAGTACATGAATATATAAAAACTCAATTTCCTAATCTTAAAATAGCTATTTGTAAAGTTATGCTAGGATCTATGTTGGTTACATCATTCAGTGTTCCAAATACAGAAGTATTTGCAGCTACTGACCAAGCTACTACAAGTCAAACTTCCTTTATAGATTATAAAGTTCAAAGTGGAGATAGCTTATGGTCTATTGCTAATAAATTTAACGTAACTATTAGTGAAATAAAATCTCTAAATAATTTAACAAGTGATACTATATATATTGATCAAAATTTGAAGATACCATCTAATAATGTCTATCTCGTAAAATCAGGAGATACACTATATAAATTAGCTATGACT is drawn from Tepidibacter hydrothermalis and contains these coding sequences:
- a CDS encoding alanyl-tRNA editing protein is translated as MEKLFYEDQYQKSFTANTVNVIEKEGKFHIELDKTCFYPEGGGQPSDTGFIEDVKITYVYEEDNHIYHVADKKPNKKNKVKCSIDWDRRFDHMQQHLGQHILSACFVKLLGAPTVGFHLGKNHCTVDIQKFLDKSEIEKVEKLANDIILQNISLEFLYPTRSELKKMNIRKMPSNVDGPIRIVKIDDLDVNACCGIHPSSTIEVQVIKITKWEKYKDCTRIEFLCGDRAIKDYFNKSDFTSTVCSSLTCDTEAALIQIEKLTKEFKKALSENNKLKSKIADYEIEDMLRNCEDTKGMKIIKKVYDNESVKTVNLISSKLTSFDNVIALLGVKAEDKSNLLFMKSKNIKNYNMNELLKDAITLIDGRGGGNEFSAQGGGKQGNNIESALDYAYMKILNS
- the bioA gene encoding adenosylmethionine--8-amino-7-oxononanoate transaminase, giving the protein MNELQRKDLKYIWHPCSQMKDYETFDPIVIKRGEGVFLEDMNGKRYLDAVSSWWVNLFGHSNKRINEALYKQANKLEHVMLANFSHEPAIELAEKIVNVTPDGLNKIFFGDNGSSAVEIALKLSFQYHQQIGKNKKTKFVKISDAYHGETLGALSVCDVELYNKVFNPLLLDVIKAQGPDCYRCPYGLCRENCRAECFEKMEKTIEKQHEEISAIIIEPMVQGAAGMKIYSPEYLKKLRKLCDEYEINLIADEVAVGFGRTGKMFACENAGISPDIMCLSKGLTAGYMPLALTLMTDKIYNAFYDDYSKLKAFLHSHSYSGNALGCSIAVETLNIFKDENVVENNIIKSNLLREKVGNILDELPHVGEYRQLGMIGAIELVKNKETKEGFDWKSRVGYNIYKIALKKGVLLRPLGNVIYFMPPYVIDNKEMDLMVNTARDSILEFFNL
- a CDS encoding C40 family peptidase, whose translation is MNVREIYNQKITEIESRLPVSIRKNTVNRINSSKDKNNNFNNILKEHTNKLSNIKNKNLRKSESIKNNVIDFSKKYLNVPYVWGGNTPKGFDCSGFTKYVMKHFGIDINRVSKDQAKNGKFIPKKELKTGDLVFFDTKGNGVSHVGMYIGDDKFIHASSKYKKVVISPLNEGYYSETYVTGRRVLNS
- a CDS encoding L,D-transpeptidase — translated: MIKFKSCLLYLLVFIFFLSSISYGQPITNAQIVTEKQTEFTGNLLKFKVLCEGSNMQYKWSILKDSCVIYTKDYSESNMFEYPVTSEGIYYVGVSIKDVEGNIVTCESQKVSVVDKIKIETPKVEVEPTKVKTAEEIEIENVQAYVNETKKLTSQTDRLIWVDTAKNMVYIFKGKSKEWQLEKKMVCTDGKDSTPTIKGDFSVKSRAPWLISYSGKVRAKYKVNFYGNYYFHSILFNSKGTRVVDSRLGKSLSHGCIRLSVEDAKWIYDYIPDKTAVHIS
- a CDS encoding biotin transporter BioY, with product MKIKTRDMILIPMFAALTAIGAFIKIPIPMVPFTLQYLFCAYSGVFLGAKHGLYSQLLYVIIGLIGIPIFANGGGPTYIFQPTFGYLLGFIVCSYVIGRSTEKLKDITFIKILRPVLLGLFWVYVIGVSYLYMIINIYLKKAMTVKSAILVGFVPYIVSDLILSVIIAYSAVRVIPILRKTNLTENQILKNQAE
- the bioD gene encoding dethiobiotin synthase, giving the protein MNKGVFVLGTDTDVGKTFVTAGINYILRKNNFNAISLKPVQSGGIVKDNKLISGDIEFIKKIAEVKEDYEIMNCYCFKEAVSPHLASEIENVCIDKNRIINHYKKLYEKYDFCIVEGAGGSIVPLIRDEYYIYDLVKDLNIPVVIVTTIGVGTINQTVLTVSFLKSLGIQIRGLIINKYTGTYYEDDNIEVIKSITGLDIIAVINKLDLDGKEGFISKARKEFDKNLHIDKLLNLVIRKDGGDYSE
- the bioB gene encoding biotin synthase BioB, whose protein sequence is MKKFIEEVTQKVLDGKQITYDEALKIIDIDENDIEILDLFFLGANKIREKYVGNKVELCTIMNAKSGRCSEDCKYCAQSVYYNTGVTEYDLLNYDEILERALEVQALGVHKFSLVTSGRGISCETEMDRLVEIYSRLKADTDLKLCASHGILTFEQLLKLKEAGVSTYHHNVETSSYNYKNICTTHDYEDRIETIKNAVKADLEVCCGGNFSMGESKEDRVKMAFEIKSLKINSIPLNILMPIKGTPYQDLKVISPLEILKSMALFRYINPNSYIRYAGGRVGLKDKQSLGFKAGVNAALVGNFLTTIGSNVEDDKEMIVNAGLEI